The following are encoded together in the Streptomyces asoensis genome:
- a CDS encoding MMPL family transporter: MATFLYKLGRLAFRRRHFVALIWVALLTLAGVGAASAPAAGSTSFSIPGVEAQKAFDLLEQRFPGASADGATGRIVFKAPEGEKMTDAANRATVEKTVKTLGDGSEVVSVTDPFTTGAVSKDGTVAYTSVKYDAPGMELTDPTRQALEKAGDDARATGLTVDVGGDALQAGAEPGAIGEAVGLAIAAVVLVITLGSLVAAGLPLLTAIIGVGIGVSTITALAKALDLGDTTSTLALMIGLAVGIDYALFIVSRYRSELAEGRDREEAVGRATGTAGSAVVFAGLTVVIALAGLAVVNVPMLTKMGLAAAGTVVVAVLIALTMIPALLGYAGRRIRATGEKRTKAAGRAGQTAQDGRGKPARPGPGVRWASFVIRRPAAVLLLGVLGLGAIAVPATQLELGLPDDGSQPTSTTQRRAYDLLSEGFGPGFNGPLMIVVDAKDSDDPKAAATSVTDGIKDLEDVVTVTPAMFNKAGDTATITVIPDSKPSSTRTEDLVHAIRGQGADVRTDTGAQVLVTGTTAMNIDFSQKLNDALVPYLALVVGLAFLLLIVVFRSVLVPLKAALGFLLSVLAALGAVVAVFQWGWLGGLIGVEETGPIMSMMPIFMVGVVFGLAMDYEVFLVTRMREAYVHGESPSQAVVTGFRHSAKVVAAAAIIMMAVFGGFISSSESMIKMIGFGLAIAVFFDAFIVRMAIVPAVLALLGKKAWWLPKWLDRVLPNVDVEGEGLRTADGSASSKDDDEDRALVRA; encoded by the coding sequence GTGGCCACGTTCCTCTACAAACTCGGCCGGCTCGCCTTCCGGCGACGCCACTTCGTCGCCCTCATATGGGTGGCGCTGCTGACTCTCGCCGGTGTCGGCGCGGCCTCCGCGCCCGCCGCCGGCTCGACCTCCTTCTCGATTCCCGGAGTCGAGGCCCAGAAGGCCTTCGACCTGCTGGAACAGCGCTTCCCCGGCGCCAGCGCCGACGGTGCGACCGGACGCATCGTCTTCAAGGCGCCCGAGGGCGAGAAGATGACCGACGCCGCCAACCGGGCGACCGTCGAGAAGACCGTCAAGACGCTCGGCGACGGCTCCGAGGTCGTCTCCGTCACCGACCCCTTCACCACCGGCGCCGTGAGCAAGGACGGCACGGTCGCCTACACGTCGGTGAAGTACGACGCGCCCGGCATGGAACTGACGGACCCGACCCGGCAGGCCCTGGAGAAGGCCGGCGACGACGCCCGGGCCACCGGACTGACCGTGGATGTCGGGGGCGACGCCCTCCAGGCCGGGGCCGAGCCGGGCGCGATCGGCGAGGCCGTCGGTCTCGCGATCGCCGCCGTCGTCCTCGTCATCACCCTGGGATCGCTGGTCGCGGCCGGACTGCCGCTGCTGACCGCGATCATCGGCGTCGGTATCGGCGTCTCCACGATCACCGCCCTCGCCAAGGCGCTCGACCTCGGCGACACCACCTCCACCCTCGCGCTGATGATCGGGCTCGCGGTCGGCATCGACTACGCGCTGTTCATCGTCTCCCGCTACCGGAGCGAACTGGCCGAGGGCCGGGACCGCGAGGAGGCGGTCGGCCGGGCCACCGGCACCGCCGGATCCGCGGTCGTCTTCGCCGGACTCACGGTCGTGATCGCGCTGGCCGGCCTCGCGGTCGTCAACGTGCCGATGCTGACCAAGATGGGCCTCGCCGCGGCGGGCACGGTCGTGGTCGCCGTCCTCATCGCGCTGACGATGATCCCGGCACTGCTCGGCTACGCGGGCCGCAGGATCAGGGCCACCGGCGAGAAGCGCACCAAGGCCGCCGGGCGGGCGGGACAGACCGCGCAGGACGGCCGGGGCAAGCCGGCCAGGCCCGGCCCGGGCGTCCGCTGGGCGAGCTTCGTCATCCGCCGGCCGGCCGCCGTGCTGCTGCTCGGCGTACTCGGTCTCGGCGCGATCGCCGTCCCCGCCACCCAGCTCGAACTGGGCCTGCCCGACGACGGCTCGCAGCCCACCTCCACCACCCAGCGCCGGGCCTACGACCTGCTGTCGGAAGGCTTCGGCCCCGGCTTCAACGGCCCCCTGATGATCGTGGTCGACGCCAAGGACAGCGACGACCCCAAGGCCGCGGCCACGTCGGTCACCGACGGGATCAAGGACCTCGAGGACGTCGTCACGGTCACCCCGGCGATGTTCAACAAGGCCGGCGACACCGCGACGATCACCGTGATCCCGGACTCCAAGCCGTCCTCGACGCGGACCGAGGACCTGGTGCACGCCATCCGCGGCCAGGGCGCCGACGTCCGGACGGACACGGGCGCCCAGGTGCTGGTCACCGGCACCACGGCGATGAACATCGACTTCTCGCAGAAGCTCAACGACGCGCTGGTCCCGTACCTGGCCCTGGTGGTCGGCCTGGCGTTCCTGCTGCTGATCGTGGTCTTCCGCTCCGTCCTGGTCCCGCTGAAGGCGGCCCTCGGCTTCCTGCTCAGCGTGCTCGCCGCGCTCGGCGCCGTGGTCGCGGTCTTCCAGTGGGGCTGGCTCGGCGGCCTGATCGGCGTCGAGGAGACCGGCCCGATCATGTCGATGATGCCGATCTTCATGGTGGGCGTGGTCTTCGGCCTCGCGATGGACTACGAGGTGTTCCTCGTGACCCGGATGCGGGAGGCGTACGTCCACGGCGAGAGCCCGAGCCAGGCCGTCGTCACCGGGTTCCGGCACAGCGCCAAGGTGGTGGCCGCCGCCGCGATCATCATGATGGCCGTCTTCGGCGGCTTCATCAGCTCCAGCGAGTCGATGATCAAGATGATCGGCTTCGGCCTCGCCATCGCCGTCTTCTTCGACGCGTTCATCGTGCGCATGGCGATCGTGCCGGCGGTGCTGGCGCTGCTCGGCAAGAAGGCCTGGTGGCTGCCGAAGTGGCTGGACCGCGTCCTGCCCAACGTCGACGTCGAGGGCGAGGGCCTGCGGACCGCGGACGGGTCCGCCTCGTCCAAGGACGACGACGAGGACCGCGCACTGGTACGCGCCTGA
- a CDS encoding TetR/AcrR family transcriptional regulator translates to MTEIATARRSRITPEREAELYRAVLDLLREVGYDALTMDAVATRTRSSKATLYRQWGGKAELVAKAVRHDKPGASADGVDTGSLRGDLHALTLRSDDCEMEQNSALMRGLAMAIHANPDLLKAFKEHLVEPEMAEFRRVLQRAIDRGEVPADNPALDYVPHMMIGAFAARTMLDEQPPTQAFLLAYIDAVVLPALGVRSPTT, encoded by the coding sequence ATGACTGAGATCGCAACGGCGCGTCGCAGTCGCATCACGCCCGAGCGCGAGGCCGAGCTGTACCGGGCCGTGCTCGACCTGCTCCGCGAGGTCGGCTACGACGCCCTCACCATGGACGCCGTCGCCACCCGTACCCGGTCCAGCAAGGCGACGCTCTACCGCCAGTGGGGCGGCAAGGCCGAGCTGGTCGCGAAGGCGGTGCGCCACGACAAGCCCGGCGCCTCCGCGGACGGTGTCGACACCGGATCGCTGCGGGGCGACCTGCACGCCCTCACCCTGCGTTCGGACGACTGCGAGATGGAGCAGAACTCCGCGCTGATGCGAGGGCTGGCGATGGCCATCCACGCCAACCCGGACCTGTTGAAGGCGTTCAAGGAACACCTCGTCGAGCCGGAGATGGCGGAGTTCCGCCGTGTCCTGCAACGGGCGATCGACCGGGGCGAGGTCCCCGCGGACAATCCCGCCCTCGACTACGTGCCGCACATGATGATCGGCGCGTTCGCCGCCCGCACCATGCTCGACGAACAGCCGCCGACGCAGGCCTTCCTCCTCGCGTACATCGACGCCGTGGTCCTCCCTGCCCTCGGCGTGCGAAGCCCCACCACCTGA
- a CDS encoding S41 family peptidase codes for MSYLRLPHLNGDLLCFVAEDDLWLAPLDGPGRAWRLTADRTKAGHPRFSPDGSQIAYTSWRSLVPEIHLVPVDGGPGRQLTYWGSSDTQVRGWTPPDQDGTSDILAVASHGEPFSYFTWAYKLATDGDPGRKLPWGPVSDLQCADLDGERRTLLLTGTPPHEPAAWKRYRGGATGRLWLHGHRLLEDLDGHLHSPLFAGGRIAFLSDHEGVGNLYSCAHDGSDLRRHTDHDAFYARHAASDGTRVVYQCAGDLWIVDDLAAGSAPRRIDVRLGGPRAGRRPYQIPAAQHVDGISVDETGRASAVVVRGSLYWLTHRDGPARTITDTPGVRVRLPEMLGPGGRIAYVTDAEGEDAVEIAHLPRATGAREPRRLAAGRLGRVLEMVCDPQGERLAVASHDGRLLLITVPDDLTVPDGDPEDAPEGDSPPGGGAEVTELAASANGPVRDLAFSPDGSWLTWSHPGIGRSLRQIRMARMKDRLVVDVTDGRFEDENPVFTRDGRYLAFLSWRGFDPVYDVHTGDLSFPLGCRPYLVPLSSATPSPFALTPEGRPAAGGLDPVADDEGGDGTVTVETEGLESRVTPFPVPASKYSALYPVAGGGLVWLRWPISGALGETFANPDDTSGRPTLEHFGIGKAKRTELVDHLDWFALSGDGSRLVVVDEGDLRAVPSSESGDLDSTVWIDLRRILHEVDPGAEWRQSYEEAGRLIRAYFWDPGMCGIDWDAILDQYRPLVERVASPDEFADLLREVLGELGTSHAYVTAARRNEGPPHYQRLQGLLGANLVHREAGWTVRRILPGDSSDSKARSPLAGTGIREGAVLTHVNGRAVDPVTGPYPLLAGAGGTTVELTFTPAEGAGGRPRRVAVVPLTDERTLRYQDWVAKRRAVVRELSDGRCGYLHIPDMGGSGWAQFNRDLRMEMSRPALLVDVRGNAGGHISELVVEKLTRRILGWDLTRDAQPVSYASNAPRGPVVALADEATSSDGDMITAAFKLLGLGPVVGQRTWGGVVGMTGRHRLGDGTVITVPMNAAWFDAYGWSVENEGVTPDLEVLRTPLDWAEGRHAQLDDAVRLALDLLTDHPPATPPGHENVPDRSRPPLPPRDAG; via the coding sequence GTGAGCTATCTGCGCCTGCCCCACCTCAACGGTGACCTGCTGTGCTTCGTGGCCGAGGACGACCTCTGGCTGGCCCCCCTGGACGGCCCCGGCCGCGCCTGGCGGCTCACCGCCGACCGCACCAAGGCCGGGCACCCCCGCTTCTCCCCCGACGGCAGCCAGATCGCGTACACGAGCTGGCGCAGTCTCGTCCCGGAGATCCACCTGGTGCCCGTGGACGGCGGACCCGGGCGGCAGCTGACCTACTGGGGCAGCTCCGACACCCAGGTCCGCGGCTGGACACCCCCCGACCAGGACGGCACCAGCGACATCCTCGCCGTCGCCTCCCACGGCGAGCCCTTCTCCTACTTCACCTGGGCCTACAAGCTCGCCACCGACGGCGACCCCGGCCGCAAACTCCCCTGGGGCCCGGTCTCCGACCTCCAGTGCGCCGACCTCGACGGCGAGCGCAGAACCCTCCTGCTCACCGGCACCCCACCGCACGAACCCGCCGCCTGGAAGCGCTACCGGGGCGGGGCGACGGGCCGCCTGTGGCTGCACGGGCACCGGCTCCTGGAGGACCTCGACGGCCATCTGCACTCCCCCCTCTTCGCCGGCGGCCGGATCGCCTTCCTCTCCGACCACGAAGGCGTCGGCAACCTCTACTCCTGCGCCCACGACGGCTCCGACCTGCGCCGGCACACCGACCACGACGCCTTCTACGCCCGGCACGCCGCGAGCGACGGCACGCGCGTGGTGTACCAGTGCGCGGGGGACCTGTGGATCGTCGACGACCTCGCCGCCGGCTCCGCGCCGCGCCGGATCGACGTACGGCTCGGCGGGCCGCGCGCGGGGCGCCGGCCGTACCAGATCCCGGCCGCCCAGCACGTGGACGGCATCTCCGTCGACGAGACGGGACGGGCGAGCGCGGTCGTCGTCCGCGGCAGCCTGTACTGGCTGACGCACCGGGACGGCCCCGCCCGGACGATCACCGACACCCCCGGGGTACGGGTCCGGCTGCCGGAGATGCTCGGCCCGGGCGGCCGGATCGCCTATGTCACGGACGCGGAGGGCGAGGACGCCGTCGAGATCGCCCACCTGCCGCGGGCCACCGGCGCCCGCGAGCCCCGGCGGCTGGCCGCGGGACGGCTCGGGCGGGTCCTGGAGATGGTCTGCGACCCGCAGGGCGAACGCCTCGCCGTCGCCTCGCACGACGGACGGCTGCTGCTGATCACGGTCCCCGACGACCTCACCGTCCCCGACGGCGACCCCGAAGACGCCCCGGAAGGCGACAGCCCTCCCGGGGGCGGGGCCGAGGTCACCGAGCTGGCCGCCTCGGCCAACGGGCCCGTGCGCGACCTGGCCTTCTCCCCCGACGGCAGCTGGCTGACCTGGTCGCACCCGGGGATCGGCCGGTCGCTGCGGCAGATCAGGATGGCCCGCATGAAGGACCGGCTCGTCGTGGACGTCACGGACGGCCGCTTCGAGGACGAGAACCCGGTCTTCACCCGGGACGGCCGCTACCTGGCCTTCCTCTCCTGGCGCGGCTTCGACCCGGTGTACGACGTGCACACCGGCGACCTGTCCTTCCCGCTGGGCTGCCGCCCCTACCTCGTGCCGCTGTCGTCGGCGACCCCCTCGCCCTTCGCCCTCACCCCGGAGGGCCGCCCGGCCGCCGGAGGCCTGGACCCCGTCGCCGACGACGAGGGCGGCGACGGGACCGTGACCGTCGAGACCGAGGGGCTGGAGAGCCGGGTCACGCCGTTCCCGGTGCCGGCGTCCAAGTACTCGGCGCTGTACCCGGTGGCGGGCGGCGGGCTGGTGTGGCTGCGCTGGCCGATCTCCGGCGCGCTCGGCGAGACGTTCGCCAACCCGGACGACACCAGCGGACGGCCGACGCTCGAACACTTCGGCATCGGCAAGGCGAAGCGGACCGAACTCGTCGACCACCTCGACTGGTTCGCGCTCAGCGGGGACGGCTCCCGGCTGGTCGTGGTCGACGAGGGCGACCTGCGGGCCGTGCCGTCCTCGGAGAGCGGCGACCTGGACTCCACGGTCTGGATCGACCTGCGGCGCATCCTGCACGAGGTGGACCCCGGCGCCGAGTGGCGCCAGTCCTACGAGGAGGCCGGGCGGCTGATCCGCGCGTACTTCTGGGACCCGGGCATGTGCGGCATCGACTGGGACGCGATCCTCGACCAGTACCGGCCGCTCGTCGAACGGGTCGCGTCGCCGGACGAGTTCGCCGACCTGCTGCGTGAGGTGCTGGGCGAACTGGGCACGTCCCACGCCTATGTCACCGCCGCCCGCCGCAACGAGGGCCCGCCGCACTACCAGCGCCTCCAGGGCCTGCTGGGCGCCAACCTCGTGCACCGCGAGGCGGGCTGGACGGTCCGGCGGATCCTGCCGGGCGACTCCTCCGACTCCAAGGCGCGCTCCCCGCTGGCCGGTACGGGGATCCGGGAAGGAGCCGTGCTCACGCACGTGAACGGCCGCGCCGTCGACCCGGTGACCGGCCCGTACCCGCTGCTGGCCGGCGCGGGCGGCACCACCGTCGAACTCACCTTCACCCCGGCCGAGGGCGCGGGCGGCCGCCCGCGCCGGGTGGCCGTGGTCCCGCTCACCGACGAACGGACCCTGCGCTACCAGGACTGGGTGGCCAAACGCCGCGCCGTGGTGAGGGAGTTGAGCGACGGCCGGTGCGGCTATCTGCACATCCCCGACATGGGCGGTTCGGGCTGGGCCCAGTTCAACCGCGACCTGCGGATGGAGATGTCCAGGCCGGCGCTGCTGGTGGACGTGCGCGGCAACGCGGGCGGCCACATCAGCGAGCTGGTGGTGGAGAAGCTGACCCGCAGGATCCTGGGCTGGGACCTCACCCGTGACGCACAGCCGGTGTCGTACGCCTCGAACGCGCCGAGGGGTCCGGTGGTGGCCCTCGCCGACGAGGCGACCTCCTCGGACGGCGACATGATCACGGCCGCCTTCAAACTGCTGGGGCTCGGCCCCGTGGTCGGTCAGCGCACCTGGGGCGGCGTCGTCGGCATGACCGGACGCCACCGGCTCGGCGACGGCACGGTCATCACCGTCCCCATGAACGCCGCCTGGTTCGACGCCTACGGCTGGTCGGTGGAGAACGAGGGCGTCACCCCCGACCTCGAAGTGCTGCGCACCCCCCTCGACTGGGCCGAGGGCCGCCACGCCCAGCTCGACGACGCCGTACGGCTGGCCCTGGACCTGCTCACCGACCATCCGCCGGCCACCCCGCCCGGTCACGAGAACGTGCCCGACCGCTCGCGGCCCCCGCTGCCCCCGCGCGACGCCGGCTGA
- a CDS encoding SDR family oxidoreductase encodes MSGVSLEGRVAVVTGAARGVGELLARKLSARGAKVALIGLEPDELKRVCERLHGDSDHWYADVTDHEAMTRVAAQVKERFGKVDIVVANAGVANGGPFADSDPQAWRRVIEVNLIGSAVTARAFLPLLRESRGYLLQIASLAAITPAPMMTAYCASKSGVEAYAHSLRAEVAHLGVRVGVGYLSWTDTDMVRGADQDDVMRELRQRLPWPANKTYPLGPAVDRLVAGIERRSSHVYGQWWLRGMQGVRGYLPGLIGTVGQREMRRFAPRLQGMRTGLVGAGGSADEQARATQRS; translated from the coding sequence ATGAGCGGGGTCAGCCTCGAAGGACGGGTCGCCGTAGTGACCGGGGCCGCGCGGGGCGTCGGGGAGCTGCTCGCCCGCAAGCTCTCCGCGCGCGGCGCGAAGGTCGCGCTGATCGGCCTGGAGCCGGACGAGCTCAAGCGGGTCTGCGAGCGGCTGCACGGCGACAGCGACCACTGGTACGCCGACGTCACCGACCACGAGGCGATGACCCGCGTCGCGGCGCAGGTGAAGGAGCGCTTCGGCAAGGTGGACATCGTGGTCGCCAACGCCGGTGTCGCCAACGGCGGTCCGTTCGCCGACTCCGACCCGCAGGCCTGGCGCCGGGTCATCGAGGTCAATCTGATCGGCTCCGCCGTCACGGCCCGCGCGTTCCTGCCGCTGCTGCGGGAGAGCCGCGGCTACCTGCTCCAGATCGCCTCGCTCGCCGCGATCACCCCGGCGCCGATGATGACCGCGTACTGCGCGTCCAAGTCGGGCGTGGAGGCGTACGCGCACAGTCTGCGCGCCGAGGTCGCTCACCTGGGGGTCCGGGTCGGCGTCGGCTATCTGTCCTGGACCGACACCGACATGGTGCGGGGGGCCGATCAGGACGACGTCATGCGGGAGTTGAGGCAGCGGCTGCCGTGGCCGGCCAACAAGACGTACCCGCTGGGGCCGGCCGTCGACCGGCTCGTGGCCGGGATCGAGCGGCGTTCCTCGCACGTGTACGGACAGTGGTGGCTGCGGGGCATGCAGGGCGTGCGCGGCTACCTGCCCGGGCTCATCGGCACGGTGGGACAACGGGAGATGAGGCGGTTCGCGCCCAGGCTGCAAGGGATGCGCACGGGCCTGGTGGGCGCGGGCGGTTCCGCCGACGAACAGGCCAGGGCTACGCAGCGTAGTTGA
- a CDS encoding alpha/beta fold hydrolase, whose product MSADGTPLHVEVHGRAGAPAVVLAHGWTCSTAFWADQIRDLAADHRVIAYDQRGHGRTRPSAVCSTDTLADDLEAVLAATLAPGEQAVIAGHSMGGMTVLAAAARDGFREHAAAVLLCSTGASALVAESTVLPLPPGRLRTWLTRHVLGSRAPLGPVTPVAKRILKYATMGAGSAPHMVDACARIVHACPRKVRHTWSHVLNLLDLDHGVAALSVPTAVIVGTGDRLTPPVHARRIAASLPHCVGLTELPGLGHMTPVEAPELVTGRIRELVTTYAQSKEGA is encoded by the coding sequence GTGTCCGCGGACGGCACCCCGCTGCACGTCGAGGTCCACGGTCGCGCGGGCGCGCCGGCCGTCGTGCTGGCCCACGGGTGGACGTGCTCGACCGCGTTCTGGGCGGACCAGATCCGCGACCTCGCCGCCGACCACCGCGTCATCGCCTACGACCAGCGCGGCCACGGACGCACCCGGCCCAGCGCCGTGTGCAGCACCGACACCCTCGCCGACGACCTGGAGGCCGTCCTCGCCGCGACGCTCGCGCCCGGCGAGCAGGCAGTGATCGCCGGGCACTCCATGGGCGGCATGACCGTGCTGGCGGCGGCCGCCAGGGACGGCTTCCGGGAGCACGCGGCGGCCGTCCTGCTGTGCAGCACCGGTGCTTCGGCGCTGGTCGCCGAGTCCACCGTGCTGCCGCTGCCGCCCGGCCGGCTGCGGACCTGGCTGACCCGGCACGTCCTCGGGTCCCGGGCGCCCCTCGGACCGGTCACGCCGGTCGCCAAGCGGATCCTCAAGTACGCCACCATGGGCGCCGGTTCGGCCCCGCACATGGTGGACGCGTGCGCCCGCATCGTGCACGCCTGCCCGCGCAAGGTGCGGCACACCTGGTCGCACGTGCTGAACCTGCTCGACCTCGACCACGGCGTCGCCGCGCTGAGCGTGCCGACGGCGGTGATCGTCGGGACCGGGGACCGGCTCACCCCGCCGGTGCACGCCCGCCGGATCGCCGCCTCGCTCCCGCACTGCGTCGGGCTCACCGAACTGCCCGGCCTCGGCCACATGACACCGGTCGAGGCACCCGAACTGGTCACCGGCCGGATCCGGGAACTCGTCACCACGTACGCACAGTCGAAGGAGGGCGCATGA
- a CDS encoding flavin-containing monooxygenase: MTEHVRVAVIGSGFGGLGAAVRLRREGITDFVVLERAGSVGGTWRDNSYPGCACDVPSHLYSFSFAPNPDWPRTFSGQEHIRAYLEHVADSFGLRPHLRFDTEVLRTTWDAQELCWDIETTGGRYRADVVVSATGPLSDPKVPQIPGLDTFPGKVFHSARWDHDADLTGQRVAVVGTGASAIQIVPAVQPDVSRLTLFQRTPPWVMPRVDRAVSGAERALHRALPATARMRRGLLWGIRELQVQAFTKHPNQLGLVERLAKQNMARAIKDPALRARLTPDYRIGCKRILLSSTYYPALAQPNVDVVASGLSEIRGSTLVAADGTEAEADVIVFGTGFHVTDMPIAERVVGADGRTLAESWKDGMEALRGASAAGFPNWMTIIGPNTGLGNSSMILMIESQLAYMADYLRQLDLLAGSPGPGGTGRGRAALDARPSAVHAWNRRVQERMKRTVWNTGGCTSWYLDANGRNTTVWPGTTAEFRRATRRVDLAEYEVLRAPRVRPAAGAAAQEPVGGNEVTA; this comes from the coding sequence ATGACCGAACACGTACGGGTGGCGGTGATCGGGTCCGGTTTCGGAGGACTGGGGGCCGCCGTGCGGCTGCGCCGCGAGGGGATCACCGACTTCGTCGTCCTGGAGCGGGCGGGCAGCGTCGGCGGGACCTGGCGGGACAACAGCTATCCGGGGTGCGCCTGTGACGTGCCCTCCCACCTGTACTCCTTCTCCTTCGCGCCCAACCCCGACTGGCCGCGCACCTTCTCCGGGCAGGAGCACATCCGCGCCTACCTGGAGCACGTCGCGGACTCCTTCGGACTCCGCCCGCACCTGCGGTTCGACACCGAGGTGCTGCGGACGACGTGGGACGCGCAGGAGCTGTGCTGGGACATCGAGACCACCGGCGGGCGCTACCGCGCCGACGTGGTCGTGTCGGCCACCGGACCGCTGTCCGACCCGAAGGTCCCGCAGATCCCGGGTCTCGACACCTTCCCCGGCAAGGTCTTCCACTCGGCGCGCTGGGACCACGACGCCGACCTCACCGGACAGCGGGTCGCCGTGGTCGGCACCGGCGCCTCCGCCATCCAGATCGTCCCCGCCGTCCAGCCCGACGTCTCGCGCCTGACGCTCTTCCAGCGCACCCCGCCCTGGGTGATGCCCCGCGTCGACCGGGCGGTCAGCGGCGCGGAGCGCGCCCTGCACCGGGCGCTGCCCGCCACGGCCCGGATGCGCCGCGGGCTGCTCTGGGGCATCCGCGAGCTCCAGGTCCAGGCGTTCACCAAGCATCCGAACCAGCTCGGTCTGGTCGAGCGGCTCGCGAAGCAGAACATGGCCCGCGCCATCAAGGACCCGGCCCTGCGCGCCCGGCTCACCCCGGACTACCGCATCGGCTGCAAGCGGATCCTGCTGTCCAGCACCTACTATCCCGCCCTCGCGCAGCCCAACGTGGACGTCGTCGCGAGCGGGCTGAGCGAGATCCGCGGATCCACGCTGGTGGCCGCCGACGGCACCGAGGCCGAGGCCGACGTGATCGTCTTCGGCACCGGCTTCCACGTCACCGACATGCCGATCGCCGAACGGGTGGTGGGCGCGGACGGGCGCACGCTCGCGGAGAGCTGGAAGGACGGCATGGAGGCCCTGCGCGGAGCCTCCGCCGCCGGATTCCCCAACTGGATGACGATCATCGGCCCCAACACGGGCCTCGGGAACTCCTCGATGATCCTGATGATCGAGTCGCAGCTCGCCTACATGGCCGACTACCTGCGCCAGCTCGACCTCCTGGCGGGCTCCCCGGGGCCCGGTGGCACGGGGCGCGGGCGCGCGGCCCTGGACGCCCGTCCGAGCGCCGTGCACGCCTGGAACCGGCGGGTGCAGGAGCGGATGAAGCGCACGGTGTGGAACACCGGCGGCTGCACCAGCTGGTACCTGGACGCGAACGGCCGCAACACCACCGTCTGGCCGGGCACGACGGCCGAGTTCCGGCGCGCCACCCGGCGCGTGGACCTCGCGGAGTACGAGGTCCTGCGCGCCCCGCGGGTGCGTCCGGCGGCCGGCGCGGCCGCGCAGGAGCCCGTCGGCGGGAACGAGGTGACGGCGTGA
- a CDS encoding MerR family transcriptional regulator codes for MTDKREYRTEELAAEAGITVRTLRFYRERKLLAPPRREGRIAWYDDHHLARLRTIAALLERGHTLTGIAELADALDHGRGVADLLGVGGPTEEEPVRLTPEELAARFEGQVTTENLAAALDLGYLGTDGDEIVHISRRLLDVSSALVREGIPLAEVLAAGVRVREHADALADLFADLILRHATEADLPRLRPLARSVVEAELSLALDRRLHNAT; via the coding sequence GTGACGGACAAGCGGGAGTACCGAACGGAGGAGCTGGCCGCGGAGGCCGGCATCACGGTGCGCACCCTGCGCTTCTACCGCGAGCGCAAACTGCTCGCGCCACCCCGGCGCGAGGGCCGCATCGCCTGGTACGACGATCATCACCTGGCCCGTCTGCGCACCATCGCGGCGCTGCTGGAACGCGGCCACACCCTCACCGGCATCGCGGAGCTGGCCGACGCCCTCGACCACGGCCGCGGTGTCGCCGACCTCCTCGGCGTCGGCGGCCCCACCGAGGAGGAGCCGGTCCGGCTGACCCCCGAGGAGCTCGCCGCGCGCTTCGAGGGCCAGGTCACCACGGAGAACCTCGCCGCCGCCCTGGACCTGGGCTACCTGGGCACCGACGGCGACGAGATCGTCCACATCAGCCGCCGTCTGCTGGACGTCTCCTCCGCCCTGGTGCGCGAGGGCATCCCGCTCGCCGAGGTCCTCGCGGCGGGTGTCCGGGTCCGCGAGCACGCCGACGCCCTCGCCGACCTCTTCGCCGACCTCATCCTGCGCCACGCGACCGAGGCCGACCTGCCCCGTCTGCGCCCCCTGGCCCGCAGCGTCGTCGAGGCGGAACTCTCCCTCGCCCTGGACCGACGGCTGCACAACGCGACCTGA
- a CDS encoding exodeoxyribonuclease III — translation MLTVTSVNVNGLRAAAKKGFVEWLADTSADVLCLQEVRAEPEQLPETVRAPEGWFVTHAPAAAKGRAGVSLYSRREPDAVRVGFGSAEFDGSGRYVEADLPGVTIASLYLPSGEAGTDRQDEKVRFMDEFLAYLKELRVRAAADGREVLVCGDWNIAHQQADLKNWRSNTKNSGFLPEERDWLTRVLDPADGGYRDVVRSLHPDATGPYTWWSYRGRAFDNDSGWRIDLQVATPALGDKAVKGLVERAATHGERWSDHAPVTVVYDL, via the coding sequence GTGCTGACCGTGACCTCCGTGAACGTGAATGGACTGCGTGCCGCCGCGAAGAAGGGCTTCGTGGAGTGGCTCGCGGACACCTCCGCCGACGTGCTGTGCCTCCAGGAGGTGCGGGCCGAGCCGGAGCAGCTGCCGGAGACGGTGCGGGCGCCCGAGGGCTGGTTCGTCACCCACGCCCCGGCCGCCGCCAAGGGCCGTGCCGGCGTCTCCCTTTACAGCCGCCGTGAACCGGACGCCGTCCGCGTCGGCTTCGGCTCGGCCGAGTTCGACGGCAGCGGCCGCTACGTGGAGGCCGACCTGCCGGGTGTGACGATCGCCTCCCTCTACCTGCCCTCCGGCGAGGCCGGCACGGACCGGCAGGACGAGAAGGTCCGCTTCATGGACGAGTTCCTGGCCTACCTCAAGGAGCTGCGCGTCCGGGCCGCAGCCGACGGCCGTGAGGTCCTGGTCTGCGGCGACTGGAACATCGCCCACCAGCAGGCCGATCTGAAGAACTGGCGCTCCAACACGAAGAACTCGGGTTTCCTCCCGGAGGAGCGGGACTGGCTGACCCGGGTCCTCGACCCCGCGGACGGCGGCTACCGGGACGTCGTGCGGTCGCTGCACCCGGACGCGACGGGCCCGTACACCTGGTGGTCGTACCGGGGGCGCGCCTTCGACAACGACTCGGGCTGGCGCATCGACCTCCAGGTGGCGACGCCCGCTCTCGGGGACAAGGCCGTCAAGGGGCTCGTGGAGCGGGCGGCCACGCACGGCGAGCGCTGGTCGGACCACGCCCCGGTCACCGTGGTCTACGACCTCTGA